A stretch of Shinella zoogloeoides DNA encodes these proteins:
- a CDS encoding NADH-quinone oxidoreductase subunit M codes for MTDWPILSAVTFLPLVGVALLLLTREDSPYGRRNILNVALLTTVFTFVLSLFIWVGFDYSNPGFQMVEKHEWLGTGISYHLGVDGISMLFVILSTFLMPFCVLASWNTIEKRLKEYMIAFLLLEVFMVGVFVSLDIVLFYVFFEAGLIPMFIIIGVWGGKDRVYASYKFFLYTLLGSVLMLLAIMAMYWQAGTTDITELLAYNFPAHMQTWLWLAFFASFAVKMPMWPVHTWLPDAHVQAPTAGSVILAGVLLKLGGYGFIRFSLAMFPLASDYFAPFVFALSVIAIIYTSLVAMMQDDIKKLIAYSSVAHMGYVTMGIFAANAQGLQGAIFQMLSHGIVSGALFLCVGVVYDRLHTREISAYGGLVNNMPKYAVAFMIFTMANVGLPGTSGFVGEIMTLLGAFRANTWVALFATTGVILSASYALWLYRRVIFGALEKESLKSLLDLSGREKALLYPLVILTIFFGVYPAPVFDVTAASVDALLNQYSAALQAAQSVALSAN; via the coding sequence ATGACCGATTGGCCCATTCTTTCAGCGGTCACCTTCCTCCCGCTCGTCGGTGTGGCGCTCCTGCTGCTGACCCGCGAGGACAGCCCGTACGGCCGCCGCAACATCCTGAACGTGGCGCTGCTGACGACGGTCTTCACCTTCGTGCTCTCGCTCTTCATCTGGGTTGGCTTCGACTATTCGAACCCCGGTTTCCAGATGGTCGAGAAGCATGAATGGCTCGGCACCGGCATTTCCTACCACCTCGGCGTCGACGGCATCTCCATGCTGTTCGTCATCCTTTCGACCTTCCTGATGCCGTTCTGCGTGCTCGCAAGCTGGAACACCATCGAGAAGCGCCTGAAGGAATACATGATCGCCTTCCTGCTTCTGGAAGTGTTCATGGTCGGCGTGTTCGTCTCGCTCGACATCGTCCTCTTCTACGTCTTCTTCGAAGCGGGCCTCATTCCGATGTTCATCATCATCGGCGTGTGGGGCGGCAAGGATCGCGTCTACGCATCCTACAAGTTCTTCCTCTATACGCTGCTCGGCTCGGTCCTGATGCTGCTCGCCATCATGGCGATGTACTGGCAGGCCGGCACGACCGACATCACGGAACTGCTCGCTTACAATTTCCCGGCCCATATGCAGACCTGGCTGTGGCTCGCCTTCTTCGCCTCCTTCGCGGTGAAGATGCCGATGTGGCCGGTCCATACCTGGCTTCCCGACGCGCACGTTCAGGCGCCGACGGCAGGCTCGGTCATCCTGGCCGGCGTTCTCCTGAAGCTCGGCGGTTACGGTTTCATCCGCTTCTCGCTGGCCATGTTCCCGCTCGCCTCCGACTATTTCGCGCCCTTCGTCTTCGCGCTGTCGGTCATCGCCATCATCTACACCTCACTGGTCGCGATGATGCAGGACGACATCAAGAAGCTGATCGCCTATTCGTCGGTCGCCCACATGGGCTATGTCACCATGGGCATCTTCGCGGCGAACGCGCAGGGTCTCCAGGGCGCCATCTTCCAGATGCTCTCGCACGGCATCGTCTCCGGCGCGCTCTTCCTTTGCGTCGGCGTCGTCTACGACCGGCTGCACACCCGCGAGATCTCCGCCTATGGCGGCCTCGTCAACAACATGCCGAAATACGCCGTCGCCTTCATGATCTTCACCATGGCGAATGTCGGCCTGCCCGGCACATCCGGCTTCGTCGGCGAAATCATGACCCTGCTCGGTGCCTTCCGCGCCAACACCTGGGTTGCGCTCTTCGCCACGACGGGCGTCATCCTCTCCGCCTCCTACGCGCTGTGGCTCTACCGCCGCGTGATCTTCGGTGCGCTCGAGAAGGAAAGCCTGAAGTCGCTGCTCGACCTGTCGGGCCGTGAAAAGGCGCTGCTCTACCCGCTGGTGATCCTGACGATCTTCTTCGGTGTCTATCCGGCGCCGGTCTTCGATGTGACGGCGGCTTCGGTCGACGCGCTTCTCAATCAATACTCCGCGGCTCTGCAAGCGGCGCAATCCGTTGCGCTCTCGGCGAACTGA
- a CDS encoding DUF1467 family protein — MQLFSYFAVYFIVWWMTLFAILPLGLKTQAEAEEVVPGTVESAPARFRGGRVVLLTTIVSAVIYGAWYILSVRFGLGIDAIPQIMPNFK; from the coding sequence ATGCAGCTCTTTTCCTACTTCGCCGTTTATTTCATCGTCTGGTGGATGACGCTCTTTGCGATCCTTCCCCTGGGGCTGAAGACGCAGGCGGAGGCCGAGGAGGTTGTGCCCGGCACGGTCGAGAGTGCCCCGGCGCGCTTTCGCGGCGGCCGCGTGGTGCTGCTGACGACCATCGTATCCGCCGTTATCTACGGCGCCTGGTATATCCTGTCGGTGCGTTTCGGCCTTGGCATCGACGCCATCCCGCAGATCATGCCGAACTTCAAGTAG
- the nuoN gene encoding NADH-quinone oxidoreductase subunit NuoN produces the protein MTADTLLASLQLSTPEIILAVGALVLLMIGVFSGERSGTTVTGLAVALFIIAGLWLVLATGEGQAYGGAFVSDAFAKFMKVLALIGSITAMVMTVGHARSDQLDRFEFPVLIVLSTLGMLLMISANSLLSLYLALELQSLALYVVAAINRESLRSTEAGLKYFVLGALSSGMLLYGMSLVYGFTGHIGFQDIAAALTAEGRSLGLVFGLVFILAGLAFKISAVPFHMWTPDVYEGAPTPVTAFFAAAPKVAAMAMLVRIVIDAFQPVVADWQQVVVFISIASMLLGSFAAIGQRNIKRLMAYSSIGHMGYALVGLASGSMAGVRGVALYMLIYMVMTLGTFAIILAMRRKEGGNVEEISDLAGLSSTNPFMATVMTILMFSLAGIPPMAGFFAKYFVFMAAIEAQLYALAIIGVLSSVVGAYYYLRVIKVMWFDEPTGEFARTSGELKLVFGLSGLFVLGYVLIGGPIGNAAEAAARTFF, from the coding sequence ATGACTGCTGATACTCTCCTTGCCAGCCTTCAGCTCTCGACGCCCGAGATCATTCTCGCCGTCGGCGCCCTGGTCCTGCTGATGATCGGTGTGTTCTCGGGCGAGCGCTCGGGCACCACCGTCACCGGCCTTGCCGTCGCCCTGTTCATCATCGCCGGTCTCTGGCTCGTGCTTGCCACGGGCGAGGGCCAGGCCTATGGCGGCGCCTTCGTCTCCGATGCCTTCGCCAAGTTCATGAAGGTGCTGGCGCTGATCGGCTCCATCACCGCAATGGTGATGACCGTCGGCCACGCCCGCTCCGACCAGCTCGACCGTTTCGAGTTCCCGGTCCTGATCGTGCTCTCGACGCTCGGCATGCTGCTGATGATCTCGGCCAACAGCCTGCTGTCGCTCTATCTCGCGCTGGAACTCCAGTCGCTCGCCCTCTACGTGGTGGCTGCGATCAACCGCGAGAGCCTGCGTTCGACGGAAGCCGGCCTGAAGTACTTCGTGCTCGGCGCGCTCTCCTCGGGCATGCTGCTCTATGGCATGTCGCTGGTCTATGGCTTCACCGGCCATATCGGCTTCCAGGATATCGCCGCGGCACTTACCGCCGAGGGCCGCTCGCTCGGCCTCGTCTTCGGTCTCGTGTTCATCCTCGCCGGCCTTGCCTTCAAGATCTCGGCCGTGCCGTTCCACATGTGGACGCCCGACGTCTATGAGGGCGCGCCGACCCCGGTCACGGCCTTCTTCGCCGCCGCTCCGAAGGTCGCCGCCATGGCCATGCTGGTGCGCATCGTCATCGACGCTTTCCAGCCGGTCGTCGCCGACTGGCAGCAGGTCGTGGTCTTCATCTCGATCGCCTCGATGCTGCTCGGCTCCTTCGCCGCCATCGGCCAGCGCAACATCAAGCGCCTGATGGCCTATTCCTCCATCGGCCACATGGGCTACGCGCTGGTCGGCCTTGCCTCCGGCTCCATGGCCGGTGTGCGCGGCGTCGCGCTCTACATGCTGATCTACATGGTCATGACGCTCGGCACCTTCGCGATCATCCTCGCCATGCGCCGCAAGGAAGGCGGCAATGTCGAGGAGATCAGCGATCTGGCGGGCCTCTCCTCGACCAATCCGTTCATGGCGACCGTCATGACGATCCTGATGTTCTCGCTGGCCGGCATCCCGCCGATGGCAGGCTTCTTCGCCAAGTACTTCGTGTTCATGGCGGCCATCGAAGCCCAGCTCTATGCGCTCGCCATCATCGGCGTGCTCTCCTCGGTCGTCGGCGCCTACTACTATCTGCGCGTCATCAAGGTCATGTGGTTCGACGAGCCGACCGGGGAATTCGCCCGCACCTCGGGCGAGCTGAAGCTGGTCTTCGGGCTCTCCGGCCTCTTCGTTCTCGGCTATGTGCTGATCGGCGGCCCGATCGGCAATGCGGCCGAAGCTGCGGCGCGGACCTTCTTTTGA
- a CDS encoding NADH-quinone oxidoreductase subunit J gives MGLQALFFYLFAFVAVASAFMVIASRNPVYSVLFLILTFFNSAGLFLLTGAEFLAMILLVVYVGAVAVLFLFVVMMLDIDFAELRAGALEYAPVGALIGIILAIELVVVVGGSTLSPEIAANASMPIPPVAERQNTAALGDVLYTNYVYFFQIAGLVLLVAMIGAIVLTLRHKPHIKRQNISQQVARTPETAVEVVKVKPGQGI, from the coding sequence ATGGGTCTGCAGGCTCTATTCTTCTATCTGTTCGCCTTCGTGGCGGTGGCGTCCGCCTTCATGGTGATCGCGTCCAGGAACCCGGTCTATTCCGTGCTGTTCCTGATCCTCACCTTTTTCAATTCGGCGGGCTTGTTCCTCCTGACGGGCGCCGAGTTCCTGGCGATGATCCTGCTGGTCGTCTATGTCGGCGCCGTCGCGGTTCTCTTCCTCTTCGTCGTCATGATGCTGGACATCGACTTTGCCGAGCTGCGCGCGGGCGCGCTGGAATATGCTCCTGTCGGCGCGCTGATCGGCATCATCCTGGCGATCGAACTGGTCGTCGTGGTCGGCGGCTCGACGCTCTCTCCCGAGATCGCCGCCAATGCCTCGATGCCGATCCCGCCGGTCGCCGAGCGCCAGAACACCGCCGCCCTCGGCGACGTGCTCTATACGAACTACGTCTACTTCTTCCAGATCGCCGGCCTCGTGCTGCTCGTCGCCATGATCGGCGCGATCGTGCTGACGCTGCGTCACAAGCCACATATCAAGCGCCAGAACATCTCCCAGCAGGTCGCCCGCACGCCGGAGACCGCCGTCGAGGTGGTCAAGGTGAAGCCCGGGCAGGGTATCTGA
- the nuoL gene encoding NADH-quinone oxidoreductase subunit L, which translates to MDTIIKAIVFLPLIGFLIAGLGGNAIGAKASEYVTSGFMIIAAALSWIVFFNVAMGETEMIKVSVLTWIQSGSFDVEWAFRVDTLTAVMLVVVNSVSTLVHVYSIGYMHHDPHRPRFFAYLSLFTFAMLMLVTSDNLLQMFFGWEGVGLASYLLIGFWYKKPSASAAAMKAFIVNRVGDFGFALGIFSVFVLFGSINFETIFATAATYLPAEGAADAAEPVINLFGMSLDKSQALTATCLLLFMGAMGKSAQFLLHTWLPDAMEGPTPVSALIHAATMVTAGVFLVARMSPVFELSHNALMVVTLVGAITAFFAATVGLVQNDIKRVIAYSTCSQLGYMFVALGIGAYGAAIFHLFTHAFFKALLFLGAGSVIHAVDGEQDMRYMGGLRKHIPVTFWMMTIGTLALTGVGIPGTIIGFAGFFSKDAIIESTFASHSPIAGFAFVMLVIAALFTSFYSWRLAFMTFFGKPRASADVMHHVHESPAVMLIPLYLLAAGAVAAGVIFVEYFYGHHYEEFWQGALFTGAENHLVHEFHNVPLWVKWSPFAAMAIGFVTAWYMYIRSPETPKALAEQHRGLYQFLLNKWYFDELYDFLFVRSAKALGKFLWKKGDGVVIDGLGPNGIAARVVDVTNRVVRLQTGYLYHYAFAMLLGIAALVTWMMLGSSL; encoded by the coding sequence ATGGATACCATCATCAAGGCAATCGTCTTCCTCCCGCTGATCGGCTTCCTGATCGCCGGCCTCGGTGGCAACGCCATCGGCGCCAAGGCGTCGGAATATGTCACGTCCGGCTTCATGATCATCGCGGCCGCGCTGTCGTGGATCGTCTTCTTCAACGTCGCCATGGGCGAGACGGAGATGATCAAGGTCAGCGTGCTCACCTGGATCCAGTCCGGCAGCTTCGATGTCGAATGGGCGTTCCGCGTCGATACGCTGACGGCGGTCATGCTCGTCGTCGTGAACTCGGTCTCGACGCTCGTGCATGTCTATTCCATCGGCTACATGCACCACGATCCGCATCGCCCGCGCTTCTTCGCGTATCTGTCGCTCTTCACCTTCGCTATGCTCATGCTGGTGACGTCCGACAACCTTCTCCAGATGTTCTTCGGCTGGGAAGGCGTGGGTCTGGCCTCGTACCTGCTGATCGGCTTCTGGTACAAGAAGCCCTCGGCCAGCGCCGCCGCCATGAAGGCCTTCATCGTCAACCGCGTCGGCGACTTCGGCTTCGCGCTCGGCATCTTCTCGGTCTTCGTGCTCTTCGGCTCGATCAACTTCGAGACGATCTTTGCGACCGCCGCGACCTACCTGCCGGCCGAAGGCGCTGCTGACGCCGCAGAGCCGGTCATCAACCTCTTCGGCATGAGCCTCGACAAGTCGCAGGCGCTGACGGCCACCTGCCTGCTGCTCTTCATGGGCGCGATGGGCAAGTCGGCGCAGTTCCTGCTGCACACCTGGCTGCCGGACGCCATGGAAGGCCCGACCCCGGTCTCGGCCCTCATCCATGCCGCGACCATGGTCACCGCCGGCGTCTTCCTCGTCGCCCGCATGTCGCCGGTCTTCGAACTGTCGCACAACGCCCTGATGGTCGTGACGCTCGTCGGCGCCATCACCGCCTTCTTCGCGGCGACGGTCGGCCTCGTGCAGAACGACATCAAGCGCGTCATCGCCTATTCGACCTGCTCGCAGCTCGGCTACATGTTCGTGGCGCTCGGCATCGGCGCCTATGGCGCGGCGATCTTCCATCTCTTCACGCACGCCTTCTTCAAGGCTCTGCTGTTCCTTGGTGCGGGTTCCGTCATCCACGCCGTCGATGGCGAGCAGGACATGCGTTACATGGGTGGCCTTCGCAAGCACATCCCGGTCACGTTCTGGATGATGACGATCGGCACGCTGGCACTGACGGGCGTCGGCATCCCGGGCACGATCATCGGCTTCGCCGGCTTCTTCTCGAAGGACGCGATCATCGAATCGACCTTCGCCTCGCACAGCCCGATCGCCGGTTTCGCCTTCGTCATGCTGGTCATCGCCGCGCTCTTCACGAGCTTCTATTCCTGGCGCCTGGCGTTCATGACCTTCTTCGGCAAGCCGCGCGCTTCCGCTGATGTCATGCACCATGTCCATGAATCCCCGGCCGTGATGCTGATCCCGCTCTACCTGCTCGCCGCAGGCGCGGTCGCAGCCGGCGTGATCTTCGTGGAATATTTCTACGGCCATCACTACGAGGAATTCTGGCAGGGCGCACTCTTCACGGGTGCCGAAAACCACCTCGTGCACGAGTTCCACAACGTCCCGCTCTGGGTGAAGTGGAGCCCGTTCGCCGCCATGGCCATCGGCTTCGTCACCGCCTGGTACATGTATATCCGGTCGCCGGAAACGCCGAAGGCCCTCGCAGAGCAGCACCGCGGTCTTTACCAGTTCCTGCTCAACAAGTGGTACTTCGACGAACTCTACGATTTCCTCTTCGTCCGTTCGGCGAAGGCGCTCGGCAAGTTCCTCTGGAAGAAGGGTGACGGCGTCGTCATCGACGGTCTCGGCCCGAACGGCATCGCCGCCCGCGTCGTCGACGTCACCAACCGCGTCGTCCGCCTGCAGACCGGCTACCTCTATCACTACGCATTCGCGATGCTGCTCGGTATTGCAGCACTCGTCACCTGGATGATGCTCGGGAGTTCCCTCTGA
- a CDS encoding biotin--[acetyl-CoA-carboxylase] ligase: MSGSDNPRRISLDDFRHEALADVGSTNTECLERARKGALSGLWITADRQTGGRGRRGRAWFSEPGNLYSSLLLIDAAPMDRLGSLPLAIAVAVQDAVSRVMPLGAPEVLVKWPNDILIERRKVCGILIEGEALPDGRHALVIGIGINVSVAPGAGLYPVATLRDFGVSASPDELFAHLFRSMAETLALWNRGRGIASIMERWKEVAGGIGENITVNLPDRSISGRFAGIDDTGLLKLETDDGGTQLIAAGDVFFG; the protein is encoded by the coding sequence TTGAGCGGGTCTGACAATCCTCGCCGGATATCGCTCGACGATTTCCGGCACGAGGCGCTCGCGGATGTGGGCTCGACCAATACGGAATGCCTGGAGCGCGCCCGAAAGGGCGCGCTTTCCGGTCTCTGGATCACCGCCGACCGGCAGACCGGCGGTCGCGGCCGGCGCGGCCGGGCCTGGTTTTCCGAGCCGGGCAACCTTTATTCCTCGCTGTTGCTGATCGACGCCGCGCCGATGGATCGGCTCGGCTCCCTGCCGTTGGCGATTGCCGTCGCCGTGCAGGATGCCGTCAGCCGCGTCATGCCTCTCGGTGCACCCGAAGTGCTGGTCAAGTGGCCGAACGATATCCTCATCGAGCGCCGCAAGGTCTGCGGCATCCTGATCGAGGGGGAGGCCCTGCCGGATGGCAGGCACGCGCTGGTGATCGGTATCGGCATCAATGTTTCGGTCGCACCGGGTGCAGGCCTGTATCCCGTCGCGACCTTGCGGGATTTCGGCGTCTCCGCATCCCCGGACGAACTCTTCGCCCATCTCTTCCGGTCGATGGCGGAAACGCTGGCGCTATGGAACCGCGGCCGCGGCATCGCCTCCATCATGGAGCGCTGGAAAGAGGTGGCGGGCGGCATCGGGGAAAACATCACGGTCAATCTGCCCGACCGTTCTATTTCCGGGCGCTTTGCCGGAATTGATGATACAGGTCTCCTGAAACTGGAGACGGATGATGGCGGCACGCAACTGATCGCGGCCGGCGACGTATTTTTTGGATAG
- the nuoK gene encoding NADH-quinone oxidoreductase subunit NuoK produces MEIGISHYLTVSAILFVLGVFGIFLNRKNVIVILMSIELILLSVNINMVAFSHFLNDIVGQVFALFILTVAAAEAAIGLAILVVFYRNRGSIAVEDVNMMKG; encoded by the coding sequence ATGGAAATCGGTATTTCCCACTATCTCACCGTCAGCGCCATCCTGTTCGTCCTCGGCGTCTTCGGCATCTTCCTGAACCGGAAGAACGTCATCGTCATCCTGATGTCGATCGAGCTCATCCTGCTTTCGGTCAACATCAACATGGTCGCGTTCTCGCACTTCCTGAACGATATCGTCGGCCAGGTCTTCGCGCTGTTCATTCTGACCGTCGCGGCTGCGGAAGCGGCCATCGGTCTTGCAATTCTCGTCGTCTTCTACCGTAACCGCGGTTCGATCGCCGTCGAAGACGTCAATATGATGAAGGGCTGA
- a CDS encoding ribonuclease J, producing the protein MAKEDELVFLPLGGVGEIGMNLALYGYGPKTNRQWIMVDCGVTFPGPDLPGVDLVLPDIRFLAEQRKNLKGIIITHAHEDHYGALNDLWPGLNVPVYASPFTAGMLEAKRDYERSRVEIPVTIFKQGDRINVGPFEIEAIGVNHSIPEPMSLAITTPLGTVIHTGDWKIDLDPSLGPLTDEARFRKLGDEGVLALICDSTNAVRDGISPSEHEVSESLTKIIEAAEGRVGITTFSSNVGRIRSIALAAEAAGREVLLLGSSMKRVTDVARDIGLMEGLKPFIAEDEFGYIPRDKVVVILTGSQGEPRAALAKIARDEMRNVAFTDGDTIIFSSRAIPGNEKAINDIKNGLIEQGINIITDAEALVHVSGHPRRHELQQMYGWVRPKMVVPVHGEAAQLTAHAQLAEQSGIGEVPRVRNGDVLKLAPGAPEVVDHAPFGRIFKDGNLIGDYEEMGIGDRRKLAFVGHVAVSVLLDSRYDFQGDPEVEPFGLPQFDDEGEDMGDTLYDAVLGAVESIPRARRKDLEMVREAVRRAVRSTANEIWGKKPVVTVFLTKV; encoded by the coding sequence ATGGCAAAAGAAGACGAACTGGTGTTCCTGCCGCTTGGCGGCGTCGGCGAAATCGGCATGAATCTGGCGCTCTACGGCTACGGCCCGAAGACGAACCGCCAGTGGATCATGGTCGATTGCGGCGTCACCTTCCCGGGACCGGACCTGCCGGGCGTCGATCTGGTGCTGCCCGATATCCGCTTCCTCGCGGAACAGCGCAAGAACCTCAAGGGTATCATCATCACCCATGCGCACGAGGACCATTACGGCGCGCTGAACGACCTCTGGCCCGGCCTCAACGTGCCGGTCTATGCTTCACCGTTTACGGCCGGCATGCTGGAAGCCAAGCGCGACTACGAGCGCAGCCGCGTCGAAATCCCGGTGACGATCTTCAAGCAGGGCGACCGCATCAATGTCGGCCCCTTCGAGATCGAGGCCATCGGCGTCAACCACTCCATTCCCGAACCGATGTCGCTGGCGATCACGACGCCGCTCGGCACGGTCATCCATACGGGTGACTGGAAGATCGACCTCGATCCCTCGCTCGGTCCGCTGACCGACGAGGCACGCTTCCGCAAGCTCGGCGACGAGGGCGTTCTGGCGCTGATCTGCGACAGCACCAATGCGGTGCGCGACGGCATCTCGCCGTCCGAGCATGAGGTCTCCGAGAGCCTGACGAAGATCATCGAGGCGGCCGAGGGCAGGGTGGGTATCACCACCTTTTCTTCGAATGTCGGCCGCATTCGCTCCATCGCGCTGGCCGCCGAGGCCGCCGGTCGCGAAGTGCTGCTGCTCGGCAGCTCCATGAAGCGCGTGACGGACGTGGCGCGCGATATCGGCCTCATGGAAGGTCTGAAGCCCTTCATCGCCGAGGACGAGTTCGGCTATATCCCGCGCGACAAGGTCGTCGTCATCCTCACCGGCAGCCAGGGCGAGCCGCGCGCCGCGCTGGCGAAAATCGCCCGCGACGAGATGCGCAACGTCGCCTTTACCGATGGCGATACGATCATCTTCTCCTCGCGCGCCATTCCCGGCAACGAGAAGGCCATCAACGATATCAAGAACGGCCTGATCGAGCAGGGCATCAACATCATCACCGACGCCGAGGCGCTCGTGCATGTCTCCGGCCATCCGCGCCGGCATGAATTGCAGCAGATGTACGGCTGGGTGCGTCCGAAGATGGTCGTGCCGGTGCACGGCGAGGCCGCGCAACTGACGGCCCATGCCCAGCTTGCCGAACAGTCCGGCATCGGCGAAGTGCCGCGCGTGCGCAACGGCGATGTGCTGAAGCTCGCTCCGGGCGCGCCCGAGGTCGTCGATCACGCACCCTTCGGCCGCATCTTCAAGGACGGCAACCTGATCGGTGATTATGAGGAGATGGGCATCGGCGACCGCCGCAAGCTCGCCTTCGTCGGCCATGTCGCCGTCAGTGTCCTGCTCGACAGCCGCTATGATTTCCAGGGTGACCCGGAGGTCGAGCCTTTCGGCCTGCCGCAGTTCGACGACGAGGGCGAGGACATGGGCGACACGCTCTATGACGCCGTGCTCGGTGCGGTCGAAAGCATTCCGCGCGCCCGCCGCAAGGACCTTGAGATGGTGCGTGAGGCCGTGCGCCGCGCGGTGCGCTCCACGGCGAACGAGATCTGGGGCAAGAAGCCGGTCGTCACCGTGTTCCTGACCAAGGTGTGA
- the proS gene encoding proline--tRNA ligase, giving the protein MRLSRFFLTILKENPKEAEIVSHRLMLRAGMVKQQSQGIYTWLPLGKRVLDKVNAIIREEQNRSGAVELLMPTLQSAELWQESGRYDAYGKEMLRIKDRQERPMLYGPTNEEMITDVFRSFVKSYKDLPLNLYHIQLKFRDEIRPRFGTMRSREFLMKDAYSFDLNREGAVHAYNRMFAAYLRTFSRMGLRAIPMRADTGPIGGDLSHEFIILADTGESEVFCHKDFLNFDIPGVDTNFDDVAGLRAIFDKWTSRYAATSEMHDAPAFEAIPEGERLSARGIEVGHIFYFGTKYSEAMGAKVQGPDGKEHTVHMGSYGIGPTRLVPAIIEASHDENGIIWPKAVAPFEAIVINMKSGDEACDAACEKIYGALLNAGVDVLYDDKDERAGAKFATADLIGAPVQVIAGPRGVASGEVEIKDRKTGERETLTIEAAINRLTSGN; this is encoded by the coding sequence ATGCGCCTTTCCCGCTTCTTCCTGACCATCCTCAAGGAAAACCCCAAGGAAGCCGAGATCGTCTCCCACCGGCTCATGCTGCGTGCGGGCATGGTCAAGCAGCAGTCCCAGGGCATCTATACCTGGCTGCCGCTCGGCAAGCGCGTTCTCGACAAGGTGAACGCCATCATCCGCGAGGAGCAGAACCGCTCCGGCGCCGTCGAGCTCTTGATGCCGACGCTGCAGTCCGCCGAACTCTGGCAGGAAAGCGGCCGCTATGACGCCTATGGCAAGGAAATGCTGCGCATCAAGGACCGCCAGGAGCGTCCGATGCTCTACGGCCCGACCAACGAGGAGATGATTACCGACGTCTTCCGTTCGTTCGTGAAGTCCTACAAGGACCTGCCGCTCAACCTCTACCATATCCAGCTCAAGTTCCGCGATGAGATCCGTCCGCGCTTCGGCACCATGCGCTCGCGCGAGTTCCTGATGAAGGACGCCTATTCCTTCGACCTCAACCGCGAAGGCGCCGTGCATGCCTATAACCGCATGTTCGCGGCCTATCTGCGCACCTTCTCGCGCATGGGCCTGCGCGCTATTCCGATGCGTGCCGACACCGGCCCGATCGGTGGCGATCTCAGCCACGAATTCATCATCCTCGCCGATACCGGCGAGTCGGAAGTCTTCTGCCACAAGGACTTCCTGAACTTCGACATTCCCGGCGTGGACACCAACTTCGACGACGTCGCGGGCCTGCGCGCCATCTTCGACAAGTGGACCTCGCGCTACGCTGCGACCTCCGAAATGCACGACGCGCCGGCCTTCGAGGCGATCCCGGAGGGCGAGCGCCTGTCGGCCCGCGGCATCGAGGTCGGCCACATCTTCTATTTCGGCACGAAATATTCCGAAGCCATGGGCGCCAAGGTGCAGGGCCCTGACGGCAAGGAACATACCGTGCATATGGGTTCCTACGGCATCGGCCCGACGCGCCTTGTTCCGGCGATCATCGAAGCCTCGCATGACGAGAACGGCATCATCTGGCCGAAGGCCGTCGCACCGTTCGAAGCCATCGTCATCAACATGAAGTCGGGCGACGAAGCCTGCGACGCGGCTTGCGAAAAGATCTACGGCGCGCTGCTGAACGCCGGCGTCGACGTGCTCTACGACGACAAGGACGAGCGCGCAGGCGCCAAGTTCGCCACCGCCGACCTCATCGGCGCGCCGGTGCAGGTCATCGCCGGCCCGCGCGGCGTCGCCAGCGGCGAGGTCGAGATCAAGGATCGCAAGACCGGCGAACGCGAGACGCTGACCATCGAGGCGGCCATCAACCGCCTGACGTCCGGCAACTGA